The proteins below come from a single Streptomyces tubercidicus genomic window:
- a CDS encoding ABC transporter permease, giving the protein MHLTRTARIVLGCLTAAGLALIYLPLLLVLLNSVNADPSFAWPPRALTGEWWSRALHSAGARDALWTSLRAGLGATAVALVLGSLAAFAVHRHRFFGRQTVSFLIVLPIALPGIVTGIALNAAFRTVLAPLGIGFGLFTVVVGHATFCVVIVFNNVAARLRRIAPSLAEASADLGARPWQTLRYVTFPALRPALFAGALLAFALSFDEVVVTTFTAGAGTKTLPIWIYENLARPHQAPVVDVLAALLIALSVIPVYAAQRLSSDTAGGRL; this is encoded by the coding sequence ATGCACCTCACCCGCACCGCCCGGATCGTCCTCGGCTGCCTCACGGCCGCCGGTCTCGCCCTGATCTACCTCCCCCTCCTCCTGGTTCTGCTCAACTCCGTCAACGCCGACCCCTCGTTCGCCTGGCCGCCCCGCGCGCTGACCGGCGAGTGGTGGAGCCGCGCCCTGCACAGCGCGGGCGCCCGCGACGCCCTGTGGACCTCGCTGCGGGCGGGCCTCGGAGCCACCGCCGTCGCCCTGGTCCTCGGCTCGCTCGCGGCCTTCGCCGTGCACCGCCACCGCTTCTTCGGACGGCAGACCGTCTCGTTCCTGATCGTGCTGCCGATCGCCCTGCCCGGCATCGTCACCGGTATTGCCCTCAACGCCGCCTTCCGCACCGTCCTCGCGCCGCTGGGCATCGGCTTCGGCCTCTTCACGGTCGTGGTCGGCCATGCCACCTTCTGCGTCGTCATCGTCTTCAACAACGTCGCCGCCCGGCTCCGCCGCATCGCCCCGTCCCTGGCCGAGGCCTCCGCCGACCTGGGCGCCCGCCCCTGGCAGACCCTGCGGTACGTCACCTTCCCGGCGCTGCGCCCGGCGCTGTTCGCCGGCGCGCTGCTGGCCTTCGCGCTCTCCTTCGACGAGGTCGTGGTGACCACCTTCACGGCGGGCGCGGGCACCAAGACGCTGCCGATCTGGATCTACGAGAACCTGGCCCGCCCCCACCAGGCGCCGGTCGTCGATGTGCTCGCCGCGCTGCTGATCGCCCTGTCGGTCATCCCGGTGTACGCCGCCCAGCGACTCTCGTCGGACACCGCCGGCGGCCGGCTGTGA
- a CDS encoding M15 family metallopeptidase gives MPRLAAALRGLAAAAAALITVAAVPSGAAADTVPHRPAPSSQPGNGPKAPAEFVALRDVDPTVIQEMRYFTPHDFMGVPVTGYRAPMCLLTRDAARALHRAQRSFLRRGYSLKVYDCYRPQRAVDHFVAWAKDLGDQRMKAEFYPRVDKSTLFRDGYIAEKSGHSRGSTLDLTLVRLPALPTRPYVPGEPLSSCHGPKAARFPDNSLDMGTGFDCFDTLAHTLDPRIKGEQRANRLLLKDGLERAGFVNYDKEWWHYTFTPETFPDTYFDFPVARRSLVRH, from the coding sequence ATGCCGAGACTTGCTGCCGCGCTGCGCGGCCTTGCTGCCGCTGCCGCCGCGCTGATCACTGTGGCCGCTGTCCCTTCGGGTGCGGCGGCGGACACCGTCCCGCACCGTCCGGCGCCGTCGTCGCAGCCGGGCAACGGGCCCAAGGCACCTGCGGAGTTCGTCGCGCTGCGGGACGTGGATCCCACCGTCATCCAGGAGATGCGCTACTTCACCCCGCACGACTTCATGGGCGTGCCGGTGACCGGCTACCGGGCGCCGATGTGCCTGCTGACCCGGGACGCGGCACGGGCGTTGCACCGGGCACAGCGCTCGTTCCTGCGCCGCGGGTACTCCCTCAAGGTCTATGACTGCTACCGGCCGCAGCGCGCCGTGGACCACTTCGTGGCCTGGGCCAAGGACCTCGGCGACCAGCGGATGAAGGCCGAGTTCTATCCGCGGGTCGACAAGTCGACGCTTTTCCGGGACGGCTATATCGCGGAGAAGTCCGGGCACAGCAGGGGCAGCACCCTCGATCTGACGCTGGTGCGGCTGCCGGCCCTGCCCACCCGGCCGTATGTCCCCGGGGAGCCGCTGTCCTCGTGTCACGGCCCGAAGGCGGCCCGCTTCCCGGACAATTCGCTGGACATGGGCACCGGCTTCGACTGCTTCGACACGCTGGCGCACACTCTCGACCCGCGGATCAAGGGCGAACAGCGGGCCAACCGGCTGCTGTTGAAGGACGGCCTGGAGCGCGCCGGATTCGTCAACTACGACAAGGAGTGGTGGCACTACACCTTCACCCCGGAGACTTTTCCGGACACCTACTTCGACTTCCCGGTCGCACGGCGGTCGCTCGTACGGCACTGA
- a CDS encoding TIM-barrel domain-containing protein, which translates to MDGRDLVRSVRAVRAVGPAQGLRSVRSAWRARRADARALPRPGTERARVPGPALRAEPQPGGGMIHFARSSLRVRVAAGGAVFCGWDGAEPEPSYALAGACPEADARVVLEPDTEGGWRVVSERVLVVVSRHGAVEVRTPGGAVLRRELPPRWWDRTGDQGADERAGRPEGCGVSRWVQRSEVAADGRFFGLGGRAHGPRLRDGAYRLWNTDPGGAFGPGDDPLSLTMPVQLVVADAGTHLVFHDNSWDGRVTLREGAEGAGSGHDRPGTCELRMDGGPLRYWVLAGTPARVLQVWTALTGAPALPPQWALGYQHARWGFGGETEVRRVVAGYKERELPLSALHLDIDHYDRNRVFTVDRQRYPDLPGLARELRADGVRLVSIVDPAVKAEPGDAVYEGGAAADAFVRDAGGREVRGVVWPGESVYPDFTDARVRKWWGALYAERLAQGFSGVWHDMNEPVSFAAFGERTLPRSARHALEGRGGDHREAHNVYGLAMAQAGYEGLCELRPGERPFLFSRSGWAGMQRYGGSWSGDVATGWPGLRASLSLVLGLGLCGVPYSGPDIGGFSGRPCSELYLRWFQLGAYLPLFRTHSALGAGRREPWEYGSEVLAHARTALRERERLLPYFGTLGQLARLTGAPYVRPLWWSAPRDRALRDCEDAFLLGDALLVAPALAAGVTRRPVRLPRGRWYDTATGQAYDGPGQVWVEAPLSRIPVLARAGAVLPVAGADGGTELEVWAPVAGRGGSGLVVPDAGDGWRRPTVERFTSRRSGDRVVVERRDGGAVGYPVRVRGLEDGVGA; encoded by the coding sequence ATGGACGGGCGGGATCTGGTGCGGTCGGTACGGGCGGTCAGGGCGGTCGGGCCGGCGCAGGGGCTGCGGTCCGTGCGCTCGGCGTGGCGGGCGCGGAGAGCGGATGCGCGGGCGCTGCCGCGGCCCGGCACGGAACGGGCGCGGGTGCCGGGGCCGGCCCTGAGGGCGGAGCCCCAGCCGGGCGGCGGGATGATCCACTTCGCGCGCTCCTCGCTGCGGGTGCGGGTGGCCGCGGGCGGTGCGGTGTTCTGCGGCTGGGACGGGGCCGAGCCGGAGCCGTCGTACGCGCTGGCCGGGGCGTGCCCGGAGGCGGATGCGCGAGTGGTGCTGGAGCCCGATACGGAGGGCGGCTGGCGGGTGGTCTCCGAGCGGGTGCTGGTGGTGGTGTCCCGGCACGGCGCGGTAGAGGTGCGCACGCCCGGCGGGGCGGTGTTGCGGCGGGAGTTGCCGCCGCGCTGGTGGGACCGGACCGGTGACCAGGGGGCGGACGAGCGCGCCGGGCGGCCAGAGGGGTGCGGCGTCTCGCGCTGGGTGCAGCGCTCGGAGGTGGCCGCCGACGGCCGGTTCTTCGGACTGGGCGGCCGGGCACACGGGCCACGGCTGCGGGACGGTGCGTACCGTCTGTGGAACACCGATCCGGGCGGGGCCTTCGGGCCGGGCGACGATCCACTGTCGCTGACCATGCCGGTGCAGCTGGTGGTGGCGGACGCCGGTACGCATCTGGTCTTTCACGACAATTCCTGGGACGGCCGGGTCACACTGCGCGAGGGCGCGGAGGGGGCGGGCTCCGGTCATGACCGGCCGGGCACGTGTGAGCTGCGGATGGACGGCGGGCCGCTGCGCTACTGGGTGTTGGCCGGGACCCCGGCCCGGGTGCTCCAGGTCTGGACGGCGCTGACCGGTGCGCCCGCGTTGCCGCCGCAGTGGGCGCTGGGGTATCAGCACGCCCGTTGGGGCTTCGGTGGGGAGACCGAGGTGCGGCGGGTGGTGGCCGGCTACAAGGAACGGGAACTTCCGCTCTCCGCCCTCCATTTGGACATCGACCACTACGACCGGAACCGGGTGTTCACGGTCGACCGGCAGCGCTATCCGGACCTTCCGGGGCTGGCACGGGAGTTGCGCGCGGACGGGGTGCGGCTGGTGTCCATCGTGGATCCGGCGGTGAAGGCCGAGCCGGGGGACGCGGTGTACGAGGGCGGGGCGGCGGCGGACGCCTTCGTACGGGACGCAGGGGGGCGCGAAGTGCGTGGGGTGGTGTGGCCGGGCGAGTCGGTCTACCCGGACTTCACCGATGCGCGGGTGCGCAAGTGGTGGGGTGCGCTGTATGCGGAGCGGCTGGCACAGGGCTTCTCGGGGGTGTGGCACGACATGAACGAGCCGGTCTCGTTCGCCGCCTTCGGGGAACGGACCCTGCCGCGCTCGGCGCGGCATGCGCTGGAGGGGCGGGGCGGCGACCACCGGGAGGCGCACAACGTCTATGGCCTGGCGATGGCACAGGCCGGCTACGAGGGGCTGTGCGAACTGCGGCCGGGCGAGCGGCCGTTCCTCTTCTCGCGCTCGGGCTGGGCCGGGATGCAGCGCTACGGCGGCAGCTGGTCGGGCGATGTGGCGACGGGCTGGCCGGGGCTGCGGGCGTCGCTGTCGCTCGTCCTGGGGCTGGGGCTGTGCGGGGTGCCGTACAGCGGCCCCGATATCGGTGGCTTCTCCGGGAGGCCATGCTCCGAGCTGTATTTGCGGTGGTTCCAACTGGGCGCCTACCTACCACTGTTCCGTACGCATTCGGCGCTCGGGGCGGGGCGGCGGGAGCCCTGGGAATACGGGAGCGAGGTGCTCGCTCATGCCCGTACGGCGCTGCGTGAGCGGGAGCGGCTGCTGCCGTACTTCGGGACGCTGGGGCAGTTGGCGCGGCTGACCGGGGCGCCGTACGTCCGGCCGCTGTGGTGGAGCGCGCCGCGGGACCGGGCCCTACGGGACTGCGAGGACGCCTTTCTGCTGGGGGATGCGCTGCTGGTCGCGCCGGCGCTGGCGGCGGGGGTGACCCGGCGGCCGGTGCGGCTGCCGCGTGGCCGGTGGTACGACACCGCCACCGGGCAGGCGTACGACGGTCCCGGGCAGGTGTGGGTGGAGGCGCCGCTGTCGCGGATTCCGGTGCTGGCGCGGGCCGGTGCGGTGCTGCCGGTGGCGGGGGCGGACGGCGGGACGGAGCTGGAGGTGTGGGCGCCGGTCGCCGGACGCGGAGGCAGCGGGCTGGTGGTGCCGGACGCCGGGGACGGCTGGCGGCGGCCGACGGTGGAGCGCTTCACCTCGCGGCGCTCGGGCGACCGGGTGGTCGTGGAGCGGCGGGACGGGGGCGCGGTGGGGTATCCGGTGCGGGTGCGGGGGTTGGAGGACGGGGTGGGGGCGTAG
- a CDS encoding acetoacetate--CoA ligase has protein sequence MTTAPQSAHQPEPLWQPGPDRIEGAQVTRFHTWAAAHHGAPAPTPGDPAASYAALHHWSVSDLPAFWQATAEWFDVRFATPYDTVLADRTMPGARWFPGATLNYAEHALRAAEDPARAEAPALLYVDETHEPTPVTWRDLRAQVGSLAAELRRLGVRPGDRVSAYVPNIPQAVVALLATAAVGAVWTSCAPDFGARSVLDRFQQIEPVVLFTVDGYRYGGKEHDRRDTVAEIRNELPTLRAVVHIPLLGTPAPEGAVNWSDLTSNDTEPVFEQVPFDHPLWVLYSSGTTGLPKAIVQSQGGILLEHLKQTGLHCDLGPDDRFFWYTSTGWMMWNFLVAGLLVGSTIVLYDGSPGHPDISAQWQVAESTRATVFGTSAAYVMACRKAGIHPARDLDLSAITCVATTGSPLPPDGFRWLHDCFAEGGTDLWTASVSGGTDVCSCFAGAVPTLPVHIGELQAACLGTDLQAWDPQGKPVIDEVGELVVTNPMPSMPTRFWNDPDGTRYHDSYFDMYPGVWRHGDWITLTSRGSVVIHGRSDSTLNRQGVRMGSSDIYEAVERLPEIRESLVIGLELPDGGYWMPLFVHLAPGVTLDDALRDRIKRTIREQLSPRHVPDDIIEAPGVPHTLTGKRIEVPVKRLLQGTPLDKAVNPGSVDNLELLRFYEQVARDRATARPQ, from the coding sequence ATGACCACCGCACCGCAGTCCGCCCACCAGCCGGAACCGCTCTGGCAACCAGGCCCGGACCGCATCGAGGGCGCACAGGTCACCCGCTTCCACACCTGGGCGGCCGCGCACCACGGCGCACCCGCCCCCACCCCGGGCGACCCCGCGGCGAGCTACGCCGCGCTGCACCACTGGTCCGTCAGCGACCTCCCCGCCTTCTGGCAGGCCACCGCCGAGTGGTTCGACGTCCGCTTCGCCACCCCGTACGACACCGTCCTCGCCGACCGCACGATGCCCGGCGCCCGCTGGTTCCCCGGCGCCACCCTCAACTACGCCGAACACGCCCTGCGCGCCGCCGAGGACCCGGCCCGCGCCGAGGCGCCCGCGCTGCTGTACGTCGACGAGACCCATGAGCCCACCCCCGTCACCTGGAGGGACCTGCGCGCCCAGGTCGGCTCCCTGGCCGCCGAACTCCGCCGCCTCGGTGTCCGCCCCGGAGACCGCGTCAGCGCCTACGTCCCCAACATTCCGCAGGCCGTCGTCGCGCTCCTCGCCACCGCCGCGGTCGGCGCCGTATGGACCTCCTGCGCACCCGACTTCGGCGCCCGCAGCGTGCTGGACCGCTTCCAGCAGATCGAACCGGTCGTGCTGTTCACCGTCGACGGCTACCGCTACGGCGGCAAGGAGCACGACCGCCGCGACACCGTCGCCGAAATCCGCAACGAACTGCCCACCCTGCGCGCCGTCGTCCACATCCCGCTCCTCGGCACCCCCGCCCCCGAAGGGGCCGTGAACTGGTCGGACCTGACCTCGAATGACACCGAACCGGTCTTCGAACAGGTCCCGTTCGACCACCCGCTGTGGGTCCTGTACTCCTCCGGCACCACCGGCCTGCCCAAGGCCATCGTCCAGTCCCAGGGCGGCATCCTGCTCGAACACCTCAAGCAGACCGGCCTGCACTGCGACCTCGGCCCCGACGACCGGTTCTTCTGGTACACCTCCACCGGCTGGATGATGTGGAACTTCCTCGTCGCCGGCCTGTTGGTGGGCTCCACGATCGTGCTCTACGACGGCAGCCCCGGCCACCCCGACATCTCGGCCCAGTGGCAGGTCGCCGAAAGCACCCGCGCGACCGTCTTCGGCACCTCGGCCGCCTACGTCATGGCCTGCCGCAAGGCCGGCATCCACCCGGCCCGCGACCTGGACCTCTCCGCCATCACCTGCGTCGCGACCACCGGCTCCCCGCTCCCGCCGGACGGCTTCCGCTGGCTCCACGACTGCTTCGCGGAGGGCGGCACCGACCTGTGGACCGCCTCCGTCAGCGGCGGCACCGACGTCTGCAGCTGCTTCGCCGGCGCCGTCCCCACCCTCCCCGTCCACATCGGCGAACTCCAGGCCGCCTGCCTCGGCACCGACCTCCAGGCATGGGACCCGCAGGGCAAACCGGTCATCGACGAGGTCGGCGAACTCGTCGTCACCAACCCCATGCCGTCCATGCCCACCCGCTTCTGGAACGACCCCGACGGCACCCGCTACCACGACAGCTACTTCGACATGTACCCCGGAGTCTGGCGGCACGGCGACTGGATCACCCTCACCTCCCGCGGCAGCGTCGTCATCCACGGCCGCTCCGACTCCACCCTCAACCGCCAGGGCGTCCGGATGGGCTCCTCCGACATCTACGAAGCCGTCGAACGGCTCCCCGAGATCCGCGAATCCCTCGTCATCGGCCTGGAACTCCCCGACGGCGGCTACTGGATGCCGCTCTTCGTCCACCTCGCCCCCGGCGTCACCCTCGACGACGCCCTCCGCGACCGCATCAAGCGCACCATCCGCGAACAGCTCTCCCCGCGGCACGTCCCCGACGACATCATCGAAGCCCCCGGCGTCCCGCACACCCTCACCGGCAAGCGCATCGAGGTCCCGGTCAAACGCCTCCTCCAGGGCACCCCCCTCGACAAGGCCGTCAACCCCGGCTCCGTCGACAACCTCGAACTGCTCCGCTTCTACGAGCAGGTGGCCCGCGACCGCGCCACCGCCCGCCCGCAGTAA